A single window of Scylla paramamosain isolate STU-SP2022 chromosome 27, ASM3559412v1, whole genome shotgun sequence DNA harbors:
- the LOC135114289 gene encoding protein rogdi-like isoform X2: protein MQVLKEGAGHFPMPLCGSDAPVKQEKFIMSTAAHSTQDQVKCVVTVTGDTISQADINMKAAKHQHQVHRTSVTPDAPWRIQQIQDAANFLQMAMQFLQGLGVKASLRTSSETLNILCQLIKLLQKGRSSLLIPRKKTIDDLLSSRNMKSLTPPLPGDIAISFYLQAHKLVLAVYHLSSTSGTMKFESVQAECSMPWLTPVLVCFTTALHLAHQLRDKIAVFSQFKDFTPDSCSVSTVSC, encoded by the exons ATGCAAGTCCTGAAG GAGGGAGCTGGCCATTTCCCAATGCCTTTATGTGGATCTGATGCACCAGTCAAGCAGGAAAAGTTTATTATGTCAacagcagcacacagcacacaggatCAAGTGAAGTGTGTTGTGACTGTGACTGGTGATACTATAAGTCAGGCA GATATCAACATGAAGGCAGCAAAGCACCAGCACCAGGTTCACCGTACCAGTGTCACACCTGATGCTCCTTGGAGGATACAACAGATACAAGATGCTGCCAACTTTTTGCAGATGGCAATGCAGTTTCTTCAAGGACTGGGAGTCAAAGCTTcactcag GACAAGCAGTGAAACTCTCAATATTCTTTGTCAACTCATTAAGCTACtgcagaagggaaggagtagCTTGCTGATTCCTCGAAAGAAGACGATTGATGATCTCTTGTCCAGCAGGAATATG AAATCCTTAACTCCACCACTTCCTGGGGACATTGCCATTAGTTTCTACCTGCAGGCACACAAGCTGGTACTAGCTGTGTACCATTTGTCTAGCACCAGTGGGACCATGAAATTTGAAAGTGTTCAGGCAGAATGTTCTATGCCATGGCTCACCCCTGTACTGGTTTGCTTCACCACAGCCCTGCACCTTGCTCACCAGCTACGAgataaa